In Thermoplasmata archaeon, the following proteins share a genomic window:
- a CDS encoding Zn-ribbon domain-containing OB-fold protein, translating into MAHVSVPMYWRTIPQRYRLVGLQCKKCGKVNFPPKGVCKYCNASSDFSEVRLSGRGKVHTFTLIGAGGAPPEFAEQEKAGGVYPVAIVELDEGPKVIGQMADVNPKDVKIGMPVRAELRRIYEEEGVVRYGFKFVPLEGGA; encoded by the coding sequence ATGGCCCACGTTTCCGTCCCGATGTATTGGAGGACGATCCCGCAGCGCTACCGTCTCGTCGGGTTGCAGTGCAAGAAGTGCGGCAAGGTGAACTTCCCGCCCAAGGGCGTGTGCAAGTACTGCAACGCCTCCTCGGATTTCTCCGAGGTGCGGCTCTCCGGCCGCGGCAAGGTCCACACGTTCACCCTGATCGGCGCGGGCGGTGCGCCGCCCGAGTTCGCGGAGCAGGAGAAGGCCGGCGGCGTCTACCCCGTGGCCATCGTCGAGCTCGACGAAGGCCCCAAGGTCATCGGCCAGATGGCCGACGTGAACCCCAAGGACGTGAAGATCGGGATGCCCGTACGCGCGGAGCTGCGGCGAATCTACGAGGAGGAGGGCGTCGTGCGCTACGGCTTCAAGTTCGTGCCCCTCGAGGGAGGAGCGTGA
- a CDS encoding CoA-transferase, whose protein sequence is MSMKEAIAKFVHDGDTAYLAGFTHLIPFAAGHEIIRQGKKDLTLARATPDIIYDQMIAAGCAKKIVFSYAGNPGVGSLRCFRRATEKGIPKPLEIEEYTHFDLSGRLFAGATNMPFLPVRTNLGSDLPANNPNLKVVVDPFTGHPTSVVPPLKPDVAVVHVQRCDAAGNAHIWGIVGEQKDAAFAAKKVILTAEEIVDEATIRSDPNRTLIPDFIVHAVVHEPWAAHPSYTQGYYDRDNEFYMAWDEITKEHESTMKYLQEWVFGVEDRAAYVEKLGREKLEKLRPKPMLSVPVNYGSV, encoded by the coding sequence ATGAGCATGAAGGAGGCGATCGCGAAGTTCGTCCACGACGGCGACACGGCGTACTTGGCGGGGTTCACCCACCTGATCCCCTTCGCCGCGGGGCACGAGATCATCCGCCAGGGCAAGAAGGACCTCACGCTCGCCCGGGCGACGCCGGACATCATCTACGACCAGATGATCGCCGCCGGTTGCGCGAAGAAGATCGTCTTCTCGTACGCGGGCAACCCGGGGGTCGGCTCGCTGCGCTGCTTCCGCCGCGCCACGGAGAAGGGGATTCCGAAACCGCTGGAGATCGAGGAGTACACGCACTTCGACCTTTCCGGGCGCCTGTTCGCGGGCGCGACGAACATGCCGTTCCTCCCCGTTCGGACGAACCTGGGCTCCGACCTGCCCGCGAACAACCCGAACCTCAAGGTCGTCGTAGACCCGTTCACGGGCCATCCCACGTCGGTCGTGCCACCCCTGAAGCCGGACGTGGCGGTCGTCCACGTGCAGCGCTGCGACGCCGCGGGGAACGCGCACATCTGGGGCATCGTCGGCGAGCAGAAAGACGCCGCCTTTGCCGCGAAGAAGGTTATCCTCACCGCAGAGGAGATTGTGGACGAGGCCACGATCCGGTCGGACCCGAACCGCACGCTGATCCCGGATTTCATCGTCCATGCCGTCGTCCACGAGCCCTGGGCGGCGCACCCGTCGTACACCCAGGGCTACTACGACCGCGACAACGAATTCTACATGGCCTGGGATGAGATCACGAAGGAGCACGAGTCCACGATGAAGTACCTCCAGGAGTGGGTGTTCGGCGTGGAGGACCGTGCCGCGTACGTGGAGAAGCTGGGGCGCGAGAAGCTCGAGAAGCTCCGGCCCAAGCCAATGTTGAGCGTCCCCGTGAACTACGGGAGCGTGTGA
- a CDS encoding CoA-transferase translates to MVTIAARELMDGESVLVGVGIPNLAANLAKRMHAPNLILVYESGTIGSNPSRMPLSIGDPCLVTGAKSVCSMYEQFAYYIQGGRIDVGFLGGAQIDKFGNINSTVIGGYKAPKVRLPGSGGACETASNVKKIIVITPHEKRRFIEKVDFITSPGFLDGKAKWEALHLQGGGPYAVITNLCTMKFDPVTGEMMLTALNPGVTVAQVQENTPWKLKVADHLEQNAPPTDQELKVLRSLDPERIYLG, encoded by the coding sequence ATGGTGACCATCGCGGCGCGCGAGCTCATGGACGGGGAGAGCGTCCTCGTGGGCGTCGGGATCCCGAACCTCGCGGCGAACCTGGCCAAGCGCATGCACGCCCCGAACCTGATCCTGGTCTACGAATCGGGAACGATCGGCTCCAACCCGAGCCGCATGCCCCTGTCGATCGGCGACCCCTGCCTCGTGACCGGCGCGAAGAGCGTCTGCTCCATGTACGAGCAGTTCGCGTACTACATCCAGGGCGGTCGGATCGATGTGGGGTTCCTCGGCGGGGCGCAGATCGACAAATTCGGAAACATCAACTCCACCGTGATCGGGGGCTACAAGGCCCCCAAGGTCCGTCTCCCGGGGAGCGGCGGCGCGTGCGAGACCGCGTCCAACGTGAAGAAGATCATCGTGATCACGCCCCACGAGAAACGGCGCTTCATCGAGAAGGTGGACTTCATCACGAGTCCTGGCTTCCTGGACGGGAAGGCGAAGTGGGAGGCCCTCCATCTCCAGGGGGGTGGGCCGTATGCGGTGATCACGAACCTGTGCACGATGAAGTTCGATCCCGTGACCGGCGAGATGATGCTGACCGCGCTGAACCCGGGCGTCACGGTGGCCCAGGTTCAGGAGAACACGCCCTGGAAGCTCAAGGTCGCGGACCACCTGGAGCAGAACGCGCCGCCCACGGACCAAGAGTTGAAGGTCCTGCGCTCCTTGGACCCGGAGCGGATCTACCTCGGGTGA
- a CDS encoding aspartate aminotransferase family protein, with protein MGAFDPIAEYRARTRKSAAWHAEASRHLPGGVTGNVKFYAPYPVYAKRAKGGHLWDLDGNDYVDYMLCFGPMILGHGHPKVLEAIRKQIDRDGTVIFGPPHELEVRMAERLKRIFPFADLVRFTNSGLEATLHALRIARGVKHRVKIAKFEGAYHGSYDEVLVSLTPPVPEAGPADAPKAMSGSLSTTPAELQGTVVLPLNDLDACNRILKAHQGQLAALILEPVQRGFLVAEPEFLKGLRETTKALDMLLIFDEIMSGFRMEKLGAVQTLVGVDPDLMTLGKIIGGGFPCGAFLGSRETMDAVNPVTRPASERVFHGGTFNGHPTVLAAGLATLDVLEEPHTYPYLNRISDQLRDGLNGLFADLRVDAQAIGPGSTFNVVFAKGPMRNYRDAAKADKKKRELFDFGMLARGIHFHPDKPFYTCTAHTPEDVDRTLTAAEDVLRRMQ; from the coding sequence ATGGGAGCCTTCGACCCGATCGCGGAGTATAGGGCGCGGACCCGGAAGAGCGCCGCATGGCACGCGGAGGCGAGCCGCCACCTGCCCGGCGGCGTCACGGGCAACGTGAAGTTCTACGCTCCCTACCCGGTCTATGCGAAGCGGGCCAAGGGCGGCCACCTCTGGGACCTCGACGGCAACGACTACGTGGACTACATGCTCTGCTTCGGGCCCATGATCCTGGGTCACGGCCACCCCAAGGTCCTCGAGGCGATTCGGAAGCAGATCGACCGCGACGGGACCGTGATCTTCGGTCCCCCGCACGAGCTCGAGGTCCGGATGGCGGAACGTCTCAAGCGGATCTTCCCCTTCGCGGACCTCGTGCGCTTCACGAACAGCGGTCTCGAGGCCACCCTCCACGCGCTCCGGATCGCGCGGGGCGTGAAGCACCGGGTGAAGATCGCGAAGTTCGAAGGGGCCTACCACGGCAGCTACGACGAGGTCCTCGTCAGCCTGACGCCTCCCGTGCCCGAGGCAGGCCCTGCGGATGCGCCCAAGGCGATGTCGGGATCCCTGAGCACGACGCCCGCGGAGCTGCAGGGCACGGTCGTCCTGCCGCTCAACGACTTGGACGCGTGCAACCGGATCCTGAAGGCCCATCAGGGCCAGCTCGCGGCATTGATCCTCGAGCCGGTGCAGCGGGGCTTCCTCGTCGCGGAACCCGAGTTCCTCAAGGGTCTGCGGGAGACGACGAAGGCCTTGGACATGCTCCTGATCTTCGACGAGATCATGTCGGGCTTCCGCATGGAGAAGCTCGGGGCCGTCCAGACGCTGGTCGGCGTCGACCCGGACCTCATGACCCTGGGCAAGATCATCGGGGGCGGCTTCCCGTGCGGCGCGTTCCTGGGGAGCCGTGAGACCATGGACGCGGTGAATCCCGTGACGCGCCCGGCGAGCGAGCGGGTTTTCCACGGCGGCACGTTCAACGGGCATCCCACGGTGCTCGCCGCGGGCCTCGCGACCCTGGACGTGCTCGAGGAACCCCACACGTATCCCTACCTCAACCGGATCAGCGACCAGCTCCGAGACGGCCTCAATGGACTCTTCGCCGACCTCCGGGTGGACGCCCAGGCGATCGGACCGGGCTCCACGTTCAATGTCGTGTTCGCGAAGGGGCCTATGCGGAACTACCGCGACGCAGCCAAGGCGGACAAGAAGAAGCGCGAGCTCTTCGATTTCGGGATGCTGGCCCGCGGCATCCACTTCCATCCCGACAAGCCGTTCTACACGTGCACGGCCCACACCCCCGAGGACGTGGACCGCACGCTGACCGCCGCGGAGGACGTCCTCCGCCGGATGCAGTGA
- a CDS encoding P1 family peptidase: MLEPGPKNTIADVGEVRVGHVTLVSGEGELIPGKGPVRTGVTAIVPHRGNVWRDRPKAMWDTINGCGELTSAVNLREFGVLETPIALTNTLCVGNAFTGLVEATLEANPEAAREEDAIAPTVSECDDSFLNDARGMHVTPRHVRDALTVATEEVRLGTVGAGTGMTCCQLKGGIGSSSRHLKARDGRWTVGALVLSNFGWKEHLTIAGVPVGRELITQEKTKGRSPPGGGGSIVTVLATDAPLSSRQLGRVARRAFLGLARLGSFSSNGSGDLAIAFSTSARVPYEAPAHLLTEKRVHDAKLNPIFLAAVEATEEAIVDSLFTATTVVGRDGNTSRELPAPDVVEILDRYGRLS; encoded by the coding sequence ATGCTGGAGCCCGGTCCGAAGAACACGATCGCGGACGTGGGCGAGGTCCGCGTGGGCCACGTCACGCTGGTCTCCGGGGAAGGCGAGCTGATCCCGGGGAAGGGGCCCGTCCGCACCGGCGTCACGGCCATCGTGCCCCACCGGGGCAACGTGTGGCGCGACCGCCCCAAGGCCATGTGGGACACGATCAACGGATGCGGCGAGCTGACCTCCGCCGTGAACCTGCGAGAGTTTGGCGTCCTCGAGACGCCGATCGCCCTGACGAACACGCTCTGCGTCGGGAACGCGTTCACGGGCCTCGTCGAAGCCACCCTGGAGGCGAACCCCGAGGCGGCCCGCGAGGAGGATGCGATCGCCCCCACGGTCTCCGAATGCGACGATTCCTTCCTGAACGACGCCCGCGGGATGCACGTCACGCCGCGCCACGTCCGAGACGCGCTCACGGTCGCGACGGAGGAGGTCCGCCTGGGGACCGTCGGGGCGGGGACGGGCATGACGTGCTGCCAGCTCAAAGGAGGCATCGGGTCCTCGAGCCGGCACCTCAAGGCGCGGGACGGGAGATGGACCGTGGGCGCCCTCGTCCTTTCCAACTTCGGGTGGAAGGAGCATCTCACGATCGCGGGCGTCCCGGTGGGCCGGGAACTCATCACCCAGGAGAAGACGAAAGGGCGCTCGCCACCCGGAGGTGGCGGCTCGATCGTCACGGTCTTGGCGACGGACGCTCCGCTTTCCTCTCGGCAACTCGGCCGCGTGGCGAGGCGGGCGTTTCTGGGCCTCGCACGCCTCGGGTCCTTCAGCTCGAATGGCAGTGGCGACCTGGCGATCGCCTTCTCGACATCGGCCCGTGTGCCGTACGAAGCGCCCGCGCACCTCCTCACGGAGAAACGCGTCCACGACGCGAAGCTGAACCCCATCTTCCTCGCGGCGGTCGAAGCCACGGAGGAGGCCATCGTGGACTCCCTATTCACCGCGACGACCGTGGTCGGGCGGGATGGAAACACGTCGCGCGAGTTGCCCGCGCCCGACGTGGTCGAGATCCTGGACCGCTACGGCCGCCTCTCGTGA
- a CDS encoding MFS transporter: MSTLRSRVRRFYLYQACSAFAIWIPYWALWMQAHVASYFEFTLADVAFWVGLLIFQLPVGVLADRLGRKWTIVLSESFRTAGILGYGFGINLLGYVAANIIWSIGGAFSIGTSAYLYETLMEARQEAEFPRYIGRNTFIQIGTNAAAALVGGVVVAVTGSYQITLILGGLINVSAIVVAASFVEPAVDRQTEPTALKQLGQGLRIVRRREGVALLIGLQVFLGVALYLMTAFRSPYLAAVGIAPGDIGVWVAGFLLVAAVVSAFTGAISDRLGEFGSLSLIALFAAGPFFGLWIAGRTAWAAILLQIPVYVVWSLEPPLISAYLNRRLEPGLRATVLSMGSFAYTLGLVIAEPLAGLAVTGENILILGLFLGLLTAVPCTYILVRWRATVAPWPAITPIPSRLVPGGARVSRFSRVFERLGRLWP; encoded by the coding sequence TTGTCCACCCTCAGGAGCCGCGTACGCCGCTTTTACCTTTACCAGGCGTGCTCCGCGTTCGCGATCTGGATCCCGTACTGGGCCCTTTGGATGCAGGCCCACGTGGCCTCGTACTTCGAATTCACCCTCGCCGACGTCGCGTTCTGGGTCGGGCTCCTCATCTTCCAGCTTCCCGTCGGCGTGCTCGCGGACCGCCTCGGCCGCAAATGGACGATCGTCTTGAGCGAGTCATTCCGCACCGCCGGTATCCTGGGCTACGGCTTCGGGATCAACCTCCTGGGGTACGTTGCGGCGAACATCATCTGGTCCATCGGCGGCGCCTTCTCGATCGGGACGTCGGCATACCTGTACGAGACCCTGATGGAGGCCCGGCAAGAGGCCGAGTTCCCGCGGTACATCGGCAGGAACACGTTCATCCAGATCGGCACGAACGCCGCGGCCGCACTGGTTGGGGGCGTCGTCGTCGCCGTGACCGGCAGCTACCAGATCACACTCATCCTCGGCGGGCTGATCAATGTCTCCGCGATCGTCGTGGCCGCGTCCTTCGTCGAGCCTGCCGTGGACCGGCAAACGGAGCCGACGGCTCTGAAGCAGCTGGGACAGGGTCTGCGGATCGTGCGTCGCCGAGAGGGCGTCGCCCTCCTGATCGGCCTCCAAGTTTTCCTCGGAGTCGCGCTGTACCTGATGACAGCCTTCCGGTCCCCTTACCTCGCAGCCGTCGGCATCGCGCCCGGCGACATCGGGGTTTGGGTCGCGGGCTTCCTGCTCGTCGCGGCCGTGGTCTCGGCGTTCACAGGGGCCATCTCGGACCGTCTTGGCGAGTTCGGGTCCCTCTCCCTAATCGCCCTCTTCGCCGCGGGTCCATTCTTCGGCCTCTGGATCGCCGGCCGCACCGCGTGGGCTGCCATTCTCCTCCAGATCCCTGTCTACGTCGTCTGGAGCTTGGAACCGCCGCTAATCTCCGCGTACCTCAACCGCCGTCTCGAGCCGGGGCTGAGGGCGACCGTCCTCTCGATGGGGTCGTTCGCCTACACCCTCGGCCTCGTGATTGCTGAACCCTTGGCGGGCTTAGCCGTCACGGGGGAGAACATCCTCATCCTCGGACTGTTCCTCGGCCTCTTGACCGCCGTCCCGTGCACCTACATCCTCGTGCGGTGGCGGGCGACCGTTGCGCCATGGCCTGCGATTACGCCCATCCCCTCCCGGCTCGTCCCCGGCGGCGCCCGCGTGTCCAGGTTCTCCCGCGTGTTCGAACGGCTGGGTCGGCTCTGGCCCTGA